The segment CATTTTGGCCATTCCAAATCTCAATTAGCTTCTCTCTTACAtccaaatttcaaataaataaattaattagaaAAACTCTCAATGATACGTAGACTGACCCTGCAACTTGGCTTTGCACCATCCATGGTCGCCAATCATCAATAATTTGATAGTTCAGAAATCTTATCCATGCTTGAGTTGCCAAGTGCGGCACCACCATGTCATGGTCGCCACTGCATGGAGATGAAAAAGACAACTATACTTCAATTGTATCAAATATAATTATCTATGATGTATATTACAGCATGAGCTTgaatttttctttgaatttttcttTGAACTGACCAATATAGTATTTATTGTTCATTATATTACTGAATTTGCCACttaaatatttcttttattatttataagcTTTTTATCACATTTATAGATATGAATTTtagttttactaaaatatttgttTGAATAAATTTACTTCATAATAAACaattctaatttaattaattttaagaaAAGGAATTtatagaataataaataaaaaacttaaactttccattgaatcaatttatatttaaattattatatttccattaacccaaaaaaaaaaaaactaaaaaaactgttattttagttttaaataacaatgttaattttttatgaaatatgtaattttatatttcatatataaagTTTTATGAATAATACAATTATAtaatctaaaatgatataattataattaagatAACTATCCTATACACTCCTAGTAGAATTGAAAAAATTTCACAAACAAGTCTAGGTTGATGTCATTTGTTTTAgggtataataaaataataattaaataattacaaaATACACTTTGTATCATCTTAAAtccacttaaatttttttttacttcacGACAGTGGATAGATTAATTAcctttataattatattaattatatattattgttgcaatatatcaaatttttataatttgtacaaattaTTTAATAATGATTATGAGTTTTTATTAATACtatatttgaataattaaaataattcctagaaaacaaaataattaatatagGCTATTTATGATTGGaatatattattttgaataatgtcagtttgtattaattatataaaataaaattatattgtatattGAATATGATAAAATACTTTAattatgatttgataatttattattataacattcggattgttatataaattaatatattttaattatatttaatcatttaaataatGAATATTACTTAACAGTAATTatagtaattaaaatatattgtttaaaaattaattaaaaattaaacgggTAGAATCATGTAATATATATAACATTagaaattagtaaaataaagtACCCACCTGTATATTAAATAGCGATAGCCTTTGGCGCTGAGGTTTGCATGATACGGCAAGCTGGTTGGGACATCATTGTTATAAGGTAATCCATGATTGCACCGTAGCCACTTTCCTATGCTCCCCTACATCAAATCACAATAGTTGCTTCTTTTAATTCTACAAAAAGACGCACAACaacttaaaaataaagaaaatagccGAAAGTGTTGAGATACATCAATTGAACCAATGATGTCATACCTTCCTAATGTGGAGAGCATTTCGGACATTATCATCGTTAGCCCAATAACGACAGAGGTAGTATGCATAAGTCTGCGGAcaaataagttaaaaaaaaaaaaatcaaatttaagtGCAAGAGAGGAGAGCCTAAAACTAGTGAGCATGATCGAAAATGTGCCATTTACACGACAAGCAAGCGGAGGAAGTGGCTCATCATTAAGGAGTTGGTGTCCATCAAGATAACGCCTTCGACCGGTCTTTCTTGGTTTGGGGGAATCCAAACCACAATCAGGTTCCAAAATATGGGCACTGTTGATTCCTGATATACACTGAGAATTGCAATATCATTAAAAAGTtccttttaaatttataaaaaaaaaaaattcatgcatatacctCATCCAAATATTGAATATCTGCTAAACACGCCTTGTTATTAAGATTTACATTTTGATATTGTCCATTACAGTTTCTCTTCAATGACTGAAAAAAAAGGTCAATAACTCATTGCTTGGTAACAATCTTGTTTTTTGGGCGGtgaaaaaatatgaatttaataaatttacctCATAGAGCTCATCAGAAATTAGTCCCATTCCATAAACATATGGAATCTTAAGTTTCTTTTCAAGATTAGGCACTGTTTTAGGGTTACCCAATATGTATCCCTAAAAGCAATATAGAAAAAATATTGTCAAGTATATTCCAATGATTTAAGCATGTCCATGTTAAATATTACTACTATCTATGAAAACCATATTATTTCAATCTTGTTAGTATATAGACGCAATGCAGTCCTAACCCATGAATTGAACTATCAAATTGAagaaatgaacatatacattagATTTTATATAGAATGTTTGAATATATTTTAAACTTGAATTAGTGCGGCTCAACctacatctttttttttttttttgtttattcttATTCAAGGATAGAGTCGGGATTTTACTCCAAGGGGATGGAACTTTTAAATCCGAACAACCTAATACAATTATATCAAATACAATTTGACCAAGGGGGCGAATATTATACAATGTGTGCATCAAATCTAAAATATATGATAATttgtatataaaattaaaaatttgaaaattccaAGGGGAGACCACTCTGCGCCCCTGGATCCATCCCTACTCTTATTTCTCTTTCCTACTAAAGAATTTAATATCCAAGAATTCTCGATTGTTGTTTGTTTGATCCCAGACTTAATAGACTATAAATTTATCTTAAAATAGTTTAGAAAATGGGAATGCATTTAATCTACAAATAAGACACTATTTCATTGGAGTAAATTATAAGCATCAGTGAttgcattttttttctttaaacagAAGAAGCAGAGTATCGCAGCAAATCTCAAACCTGTAGATGGATTATGGGTTTAATACCTTCTTCGTTTCCTGCATGATGACAGGGGGAAATGAAAAGTGCTAACTTCATCTCTACAAGATGTTAAGGTCAGGGTTTTACCATTTGAGATCTCTTGAGCAAGGACTGGGACTGGAATCCCAGAATACGAGTCCCCACTAACATAGACTGGATTCAAAATGAAGTCTGGATGAGCCATCAGCCACTGTATTCAAATTTGAGACCTTCTATTTCAAATAAATGATTACATTTACATACACATGTAACACTGATTATCTACTTTAAATTAATGGTCGCTGAACCGAAGAAAGCTGACCTTACGAAGAAATTGATGGAGATGGTGAACTTGTTTCAAGTCACCGGTTTGTGCAGCGCGATTGTTTCTAGCATAGGAGAAACCTGTGCCTACTGGTGAATCTATAAATACGATGTTTGACACCTGAAAATATATCATCATTGTTCAAGCTTCGTTATTAGTAATCTTAAAACAAAAACCACAACAACAACGATCTGGTTGAGTAGATGATATGATTTGATCACCTTTGTCCATGCGTATGGGTTGTAAACCAACGTAGGCAAGCTTCCATTGTACACGTCGACCTTGAATTTCAATGGACCTGCAACGCTGATTTCAATTTGATGATCCTATTTGGATATCAACTTATCCTCTAAGATCTGACTTTAGAAACAAATTTGATACATGTTATTTGttgataattttgaaaatttcggACACATTAATATAAATGTAAAATTACTACTCATCGAAACAAAGGTTAACATGCAAAcaacttttaaattaaaaagaaattaactTTTAAATCTTCATTAGACCTAAATTAGTCATTGTTGATTATTGATTTTGGAaagaaacaatttttttttcaagtgTTTAAGCATATTTCGAATATACTGTATTTTGATGGTGTCTGATTTTATTTCTAGttgatatttaattttatttataatttttttaacatgTCTTAAAAAACATTGACACTTAAACACAAATCTGACACTTGAACAATCATTGTGCTTCACAGTTAGATAGTCCATCAAATAAAATTCCATTCATTCTTGGGTTCTTAGATATGAAGCATCTGGTCGTTGGGGGCACAAAATTTAGGTTTGCAATCGGAAGTGTCCCTTTTTCTTTAAGCAAAGAACATGTAATTTAGTGGAATATGGGTGGGATTACCAATTTCGAAAACAAGACCAGAGAAGGCAGAGCAGCCAGGGCCACCAGTCAACCAAAACAAAAGAGGGTCGTCTTCAGGTTTCCCCTCCGACTTCACAAAGTAGTAAAAGAGTTGAACTTCTTCTGAATCACCCACACCAACATACCTGACAGAAAGCAACATATACACCCATCAAACAACTATATATCTCCACAACCAAAAAGAGGGTAAAATTTATGTTACCCGGTTTCAAGTTCAAAAGGAAGAGTTCCTTCAAATCCTGGAAGAAACTTGACAGCAGAACCATAAGCCAAAGCGAGCTGAGAAAGATAGAAGAAAAACAATAGGAGGGCCATCTTATGATGTGTTAAGCTGCCACTAACAACTTAGCTCTTCAACCATGGTATCTTATATTAGTTTCACATTCAGAACGTACGTGGGATGAGCTCTTTTGAATCGTCACAACACGAGAGCGGCTACACGTTTTTGTTTGTGTTTGTATTTTATTTATGTGAATAAAGTCAGTGGCTATGATTTATTGGTTTGGCTTTCGTCCAACATCTTCAATGGACATTCTGACAAAATTGAAGTGAAACAGTCGGGCGGTCATTGTCTATCCTTAATGTTTACATTTTGTATACGTGTTTGTATTTTAATGAGTCTAGAATTCAATCCATTGTTGAATTTAAATGcgtttgtttttttatttaagattttAATCCAACCTTTGAACCTATCCAATCATTTTAACTTGATAATAATTTTAATGTAAGCTTAATAAGATAGTAATTTTTTATAGAAAACATATGAATTAgaattttaaatgaaaaattaatagtattatttttaaaaaattttaaatagacaaattcaatttcaaattttgtCATTGCACAAAATATTTTAACTCTTTTGGGTTTAATTTGAAACCTTATTAAATTGtttgttttatattatattatttttaggtaaattatacttaaggttattaaattattaataaatttatggtCTGTTgttcaatttaaaaattataaaatagttattgaattaataaaagattttcatttaagttactaaACCATCTaaactaataaaattaaaaacaagtAGAGTATATATAGGAAAGAGAAAATGACCATTGGAGAAAAAATGTTGGTCAACTAGCAGATGGTCCCaacaatttatataatttttttaaaaaaacccagCATTGGAACGAGACAGCACCACGTGGTGAAAATGTACTTTGTAAAACGCATTTTCACTCTCTCTCTTGCATGTCACTTGAAAGCGCGCTCTACAAGACGCATTTTTATCCTACCCTGTGCCATGTCACCTGAAAGCATGTCTTACACGTCATATTTTTACTTTCTCTATTCAAAATTGGTCTATTTCCCTAATTTCCAAATAAAACAGCTTAAAAACCTAATTGTTGTTTTAAACCAATATATATGCCTAATTTTGCTAAATATGTTATAAGAAATAAATCTCATATTTTTTTGAATATATAATTCTCATAATTTATggtttaaaagaaaaattagaatcaCTTCTTTTACActtcctaattattttttaaacaaaatttctcaaacaacaaaataaactATTACTTCTAATAATTTTTTTCCACTTTAATTAATTTGGATAAAAGATTTTAAGCATAAAACCAAAAATTTGTCTAGGATCTGAAATTAATTCTGTCAATCAGAGAGGTGAAATTGAATTAAGATTAGTGACTTGAGAGATTAactttgaatttatttatttcctATTGCTACTGACATTGTTGTTATTTTATTCACTTTATTGACATGCTCTGCTTATTTCTCCAATAGGTTGTAACAATGGTAACATTTATTAGAAAGCAGATATCGGAATCGCCATGGGATCTGGAACAGGTATTGCAAAAGTATGCATCATTTGCCTATCTcatgttcattttcatttttttcataaGTGGTAGGATGTCTAAAATCATAATCATAAAAAATAttctattccctgtaaaataatgaaaaagaatagtaaaggggaagtagtgtcgaatcctcagggatcgGATTATACGAATTCTTGTTTCTCGAAATCTTGGGCAGAATCATGCCCAAAAAAACCTGCGTGACAGAAAAAGAATAACAGAATTAAATATTTGattcgaaaaaaataaaaaacaaaatctaaagttgactgaaattgtgattacaaaaataataaaaagagttgaaggaaaagaaattcttattggtagattccagccttcagttgtctcattccgccttgggttcgatcctcggcttttaaatgatccttctcaactcaagtaagccagttatagtgaaagaggacgcctacgaccaccaggtccaaagattagacttacgatttttaaggaacctgactctagcgagtaatctatgctagatcaacgcttctcaatggcgaatcccatgcCATttcgtctctttggctcgccaacctctaacgcagtaagttaacgaaccgactatgcaatctttccaaaacatacaaagcggccgcctttgcatatgctgaaaagcttacttcttaagggtcATGGACAGAAGCATCAGCCTATAGTGCGGAGAAACGacgaatacttggcgagaaggctaagtacagattctaggcctcaagaacccctttttggggaatattgacaactttcggctaAATAGGTTTTAGTgactcatgataatggtggaaaagaaaataaatataaaaatgaaaaaaggaattttattgaaagaaaatatgaaaaaacaaaagcctagactttcagggGGAGAGTGTTTGCAGAAAAAGATAacaccaaatagagtcacttcaccccttaTTTATAGTGTTAAGGAGATagtttaatttaacttaaattctaaaaagataaatacatttaattaaagataaataaagataattaaaataaaatcctaaaattaaataatcctaataattatcttaatattaatgatcctaatataaataaaatagagtgttataaaataaaatctcttctttttgcgtttttagtcCTTGTATCTTTCATACTCGCACTTTTGGTACAATCTTTTTCCTGTGTCGCATATCAGCCTATTGTGTCTCTAAATTcgcacttttgtcccttaattttaCTTTTGCCTCCAAACCAGTCCCTAatcgataaaaagacataaataactcaaattagtaggatcaagctcagaataaatacatgattaatatataaaaatacgttattctagagcattatcacttataaaataccaaaaatatgAGATCTATTTTCTACATTAGTAGGATCAATAAATATCCTTTTCACTCTGATGTTGTTGAAGTTAAAGTGATTCCCATTTTATCTGATACATGTTCACTTTGATGTTACTTGATTCTGTCATAATCCTCTTTTACCTATTATCAGTTCACTCTTGATTCTGTCATGGTCTCAGTGCCAGAAGTTGCTTTGATCATAAATCCTTGAAACGTTCTTATTAATTTCCccagtttaaagttcaaatttaatTGATGAGTTTCACCTCGGCAGATAGCAACGAGTTACTATTACGAATAACATGATTCATgtctattattattttggtgtttgtCAATCACAAAGGTTGCCCTGATATCCACCTTCTAAACATTGCAAAATATTCTGCAGGCTTCTTGTCAGGAGCCGTATGCCCTCCTCCCTACAAATTCAACCAGACTATTTAGAGcgtataaataaataaagatgatGAAAAAACAACAAAGCTGTCCATTAATTTCCATTCAAGGACTATGAACGAAGAAACATAAGCAGAAGAACAACTTCCGTGCCTTGACAGTAGCAAATGTCATCCTGTTAGAATAAGTCCTTGTATATCTACACATTTTGGCCATCCCAAGAACCTCAATCAGCTTCTTCTTTAcatccaaatttcaaattaattaattaattaaaataattcagaCTGACCCTGCAATTTGGCCTTGCACCTTCCATGGTCGCCAGTCATCAATAATTGGATAGTTCAAAAATCTTATCCATGCTTGAGTTGCCAAGTATGGCACCACCGTGTCATGGTCGCCACTGCATAGAGATGAAAAACACAACTATACTTCAACTTTAACAAATATAATTATctataataaaaatatgaatttgggTAAACTTTTGAACTGACCTATATAGCTTttgttttataagttttatcgTATTTGtaagtaaaaattttaatttgggttCTATCCAATGCTAGTAGAGTAAAAATTTTCACAAGCGGATCTAAAATGATATCAAATATctttttagttatttaattattattttattatacccTAATAACAAATGACATCATTCTAGACCCGCTtgtagagtttttttttttactttaataaGAAATAGtccttttaattttaataaaatatttttaattaaattttcttcTTAATAAAATTTATCTTACTTATACAtaataattttgattcaattaaaaGACTTTcattaaatgaaaaataaattaaaaaattatttatattattatgtttctATTAACCAAAaactaaaaggaaaaaaaatatattgttttagttttaaaataGAAAACTATATATTTCAACTTTGATTCTCGTTCTAAATTAATCTTCACACTTTAtaacattttaattatattattaaaatatcaattttatattaataaggtCCTTCTActactaaaattattaatttaaccattaaatgaGAGTCAAGAtcttatataatataaattaaaatgaaaaacttaaaagaaaattgtaaaaatagatattgt is part of the Gossypium arboreum isolate Shixiya-1 chromosome 5, ASM2569848v2, whole genome shotgun sequence genome and harbors:
- the LOC108452773 gene encoding serine carboxypeptidase-like 2, encoding MALLLFFFYLSQLALAYGSAVKFLPGFEGTLPFELETGYVGVGDSEEVQLFYYFVKSEGKPEDDPLLFWLTGGPGCSAFSGLVFEIGPLKFKVDVYNGSLPTLVYNPYAWTKVSNIVFIDSPVGTGFSYARNNRAAQTGDLKQVHHLHQFLRKWLMAHPDFILNPVYVSGDSYSGIPVPVLAQEISNGNEEGIKPIIHLQGYILGNPKTVPNLEKKLKIPYVYGMGLISDELYESLKRNCNGQYQNVNLNNKACLADIQYLDECISGINSAHILEPDCGLDSPKPRKTGRRRYLDGHQLLNDEPLPPLACRTYAYYLCRYWANDDNVRNALHIRKGSIGKWLRCNHGLPYNNDVPTSLPYHANLSAKGYRYLIYSGDHDMVVPHLATQAWIRFLNYQIIDDWRPWMVQSQVAGYTRTYSNRMTFATVKGGGHTAPEYKPAECFAMFTRWISGQPL